The genome window CTCCTTTTTTACTGACCGCTACCGGACTGGCTGCCAGATCGATAACCTGCTGAAAATAAACGCCATTGGTCCCCGCCTCGTCCAGCGTCATACGATTCTGAGCGCCCTTGCTATCGGTCAGGACAACCATTGCCTTTTCACTTTTCGTCGGGTCCAGATTGAGCGGAGCCGTTAGCCGAATGCCAATTTTCTGCCCCGATCTGGCCTGCTGAATGCGGTTTTTGAACTCGGCATCGTAGAATTGAATCTCGGTGACATCCGCAGCCAAATAGGCCAATCCAGCCATCCAGGCCGTATTGAACGTAACCCAACCTTCGGTGTGGCCAGGGTCGCCCGAATACGGATCATAAGGATAAACGCCTTCTTTGGGTGAGCCATCCAGCACACCCCGCACCGTCTGAAGCGAAGCCGCCCCGCCTTCCAACTCTTTGAACCAGCCTAGATCGGCCCCTTCAAAATCAGTCAGTGCATCGTAGCTGTAATGCCGCCCCGTCGGGTTGCGCCCGTAAACGTTATCCATCTGGGCCGTAGCCAGTTGCCGCAGTCGTTCCTTGGTCGCTTCGTCGTTCAGCACCGAGACGGCGGCCAGCGCCGGGGCCGGAAAGCCCGCAATGTTGCCGGGTTCGTTGAAACTGCCTTTGGAATTATACGTCGGATCGCTGGTGGCTTTGATGTCGGCAATAACCCATTTATTGTCGACGTATTTGCGGTAATCCCACATATTGTCCGAACGCGAGATGACCACTTTGGCCCACGCCTGAATTTTCTCGCGTAAGCCTTTTGGTGCTTTGTCGGGGTAGTTTTTTAGGAAATAAGCCAACGCCTCCATCGTGACGTGCTCATTCATGCGCTGGCCTTTGGTCGTACCCGGATCGGTCCAGTCCAGGTTTTTGATGAGCCAGTCAGTTTGCTGGAAAGCGGCCTTGAAAAAGGCGTCGGCATCGTTGCGCCGCTCGCGTCGGGCCACTTCGTACATCATCAGGTTAGGCACAATGGAATGCCCCGGCGGGAACTGTCCCTTTCCGGTTCCGACCAGCGTGTAAGTTTGAAACAGGTTGGCCGAATGGTCGAGATCGTACCAGTGCCAGCGGTCTTTGTTTTCGTTACCCCAGATTTTGAACAGGTAATCGCGCGCTTCGGCGTATACTTTTTGCGGGATATACGGACTCAGATCGGGATAGGCATACAGAAAATAC of Tellurirhabdus bombi contains these proteins:
- a CDS encoding galactose-binding domain-containing protein — its product is MRLIHPNKSLRWIAAAGLLATQWPVAHAQTVNIAKGKAISGFPVVADNPFENIVDGNDATVWYTNPAAPVNYFEVKLGKAYAVDRVLLRGFRGKDTIRISVEKNGSWQEVYNGNQPDKALISFTPVTTEKVRVEYRAKQKTELPEFEVYAHDPQPVFVNQIGYNLFAPKRFTAPLTPDGAAFHVVDAAGKSLFDGTVKGHIGDFTTFKPTQSGPYTVVVDGPQKGTSYPFEVAPYVIERASYRPAMAFMIDDRCWYGNSDAYAPTDKSADCPSLGVAWRDSHQFSFELQSLLALYSANPEAFSVERMPVEGIYTGVRDKLPENTPEIVRLIHWAVDVYLRGQVNHTLLKEQLAYFLYAYPDLSPYIPQKVYAEARDYLFKIWGNENKDRWHWYDLDHSANLFQTYTLVGTGKGQFPPGHSIVPNLMMYEVARRERRNDADAFFKAAFQQTDWLIKNLDWTDPGTTKGQRMNEHVTMEALAYFLKNYPDKAPKGLREKIQAWAKVVISRSDNMWDYRKYVDNKWVIADIKATSDPTYNSKGSFNEPGNIAGFPAPALAAVSVLNDEATKERLRQLATAQMDNVYGRNPTGRHYSYDALTDFEGADLGWFKELEGGAASLQTVRGVLDGSPKEGVYPYDPYSGDPGHTEGWVTFNTAWMAGLAYLAADVTEIQFYDAEFKNRIQQARSGQKIGIRLTAPLNLDPTKSEKAMVVLTDSKGAQNRMTLDEAGTNGVYFQQVIDLAASPVAVSKKGGLRASYGLGDFKKEAVLTIK